A genomic window from Oceanispirochaeta sp. M1 includes:
- a CDS encoding transketolase, protein MLEDYTIEEIQQKTVEMRRDVIEMGYAARGRGAHFGPAMSSIEIIASLFFKVMNHDPENPEMPERDRFVQSKGHACLSYYAGLIEATYIPKDDMYTFKGDGSYLSGHPSRNLKHGIEVSSGSLGNGFSVACGMAKAAKIQKKDHKVYCLVGDGECNEGIIWEAAMNARKNKLDNLVAIVDRNGVQLAGKTSDIMDVDLISLWKAVGWEVLVVEEGNDVASMIAALKQMKDSKNGKPHVIIANTIKGKGISYMEGSLNWHACSMNQEHYELAVSELADA, encoded by the coding sequence ATGTTAGAAGATTATACGATTGAAGAAATCCAGCAGAAAACTGTGGAGATGCGGCGTGATGTAATTGAGATGGGGTATGCTGCCCGGGGCCGGGGAGCTCATTTTGGTCCTGCCATGTCCAGTATAGAAATTATAGCCAGCCTTTTTTTCAAGGTGATGAACCATGACCCTGAAAATCCGGAAATGCCCGAGCGTGACCGTTTTGTTCAAAGTAAGGGACATGCCTGTCTCTCCTATTATGCGGGCCTTATCGAGGCAACTTATATTCCGAAAGATGATATGTATACCTTCAAGGGTGACGGCAGTTATCTGTCAGGTCATCCCAGTCGAAATCTGAAACACGGGATCGAAGTTTCTTCAGGAAGCCTTGGGAATGGATTTTCCGTAGCCTGTGGAATGGCTAAGGCAGCCAAAATCCAGAAAAAAGATCATAAGGTTTACTGCCTTGTGGGTGACGGCGAGTGCAATGAAGGAATTATCTGGGAAGCGGCTATGAATGCCAGAAAGAATAAGCTGGATAATCTCGTGGCCATCGTCGACAGGAATGGTGTTCAGCTCGCAGGTAAAACCAGTGACATCATGGATGTGGATCTGATCTCTCTCTGGAAGGCTGTAGGATGGGAAGTTCTGGTTGTTGAAGAAGGCAACGATGTTGCCTCAATGATTGCCGCCCTAAAGCAGATGAAGGATTCGAAGAACGGAAAACCTCATGTGATTATTGCCAATACAATAAAGGGGAAAGGTATTTCCTATATGGAAGGCAGCCTGAACTGGCATGCCTGTTCTATGAACCAGGAGCATTACGAACTAGCTGTTTCCGAGCTGGCAGACGCATAG